A section of the Streptobacillus felis genome encodes:
- a CDS encoding DNA translocase FtsK codes for MSKEKKRNNKINKNINNIKYNVWVNTTILVISIFLLGIVLMEKFISTDTFIETFLGLIVTNLKIVFGKTLIILLLLVIIFNFFAIKNRRKISSMPLIRKVVWVLAFLFFAMTLTVFSLGEITGTTILDAGQEILSYAFMQKGGGVIGAIMSIPFYSLVNYSWFFFLSLSLCLITTFLAMGKTIRLIYLSINNTLEYYSSEEYLNKKKIIEAKKVYEKRMQETEDKQFEEDFVNYFVNKTNKKLDDEIFKKLDEDKEGKEVEYYSEKELTEKQKEWNRYYDRMLEIRKYEIEKSKIEQERKALQKMEEDNKAILSKKEEIAEVKEEVCNPVIEMEEVFEDEVEEIEDVLEEEFEEEIETKNVELNQEMQAIDREELKVALSEVFKDKSMDPEKIAEMKREIENNIENLEEVLRNFGVDAKVVDYGTGPTITRYEIKIPKNVRVKKVTELEDDIAMYLKAERIRIEAPIPGKDAIGIETPNKIKEPVYFSNLIKSRELDQGILPVVLGKDIVGNNKIIDIAKLPHLLIAGTTGSGKSVCINTIISSLISKKSDDEVKFIMVDPKMVELMPYNGIAHLLTPVIIDPNMAAIALKWAVNEMEERYKKLASLGLRNIEAYNKKYYREKLPYIVIIIDELADLMMVASNNVEQSIARIAQKARAIGIHLIVATQRPSVDVVTGMIKANLPSRISFALRSNTDSRTILDQVGAEKLLGMGDMLFLDNGKAKLERIQGAYISDDEINKLTDIIKSKKVAVYNEEILVEEEQNNNNRDPLYEKAVEIAKRPNIDRLSISLLQRELSTGFNRASKLCEELRNNGVIDEQNRYINSELN; via the coding sequence ATGTCTAAGGAAAAGAAAAGAAATAATAAAATAAATAAGAATATTAATAATATTAAATATAATGTATGGGTAAATACTACTATACTGGTGATATCAATTTTTCTACTAGGTATAGTACTTATGGAAAAATTCATATCTACAGATACATTTATAGAAACTTTTTTAGGTTTAATAGTAACAAATTTAAAGATTGTTTTTGGTAAAACTTTAATAATTTTACTATTATTGGTAATAATTTTTAATTTTTTTGCTATTAAAAATAGAAGAAAAATTTCTTCTATGCCATTAATAAGAAAGGTGGTTTGGGTACTTGCATTTCTTTTCTTTGCTATGACTTTAACAGTATTTAGCTTAGGAGAGATTACAGGTACAACTATTTTAGATGCAGGACAAGAAATACTATCATATGCATTTATGCAAAAAGGTGGAGGGGTTATAGGAGCTATAATGTCTATACCTTTTTACTCTTTAGTTAACTACTCTTGGTTTTTCTTTTTAAGTTTATCTCTTTGTTTAATAACTACCTTCCTTGCTATGGGTAAAACTATAAGGCTAATATATCTAAGTATAAATAATACTTTAGAATATTATTCTAGTGAAGAATATTTAAATAAAAAGAAAATAATAGAAGCAAAAAAAGTTTATGAAAAAAGAATGCAAGAAACTGAGGACAAACAGTTTGAGGAAGATTTTGTAAACTATTTTGTAAATAAGACTAACAAGAAATTAGATGATGAAATATTTAAAAAATTAGATGAAGATAAAGAAGGAAAAGAAGTAGAGTATTATAGTGAAAAAGAACTTACAGAAAAACAAAAAGAGTGGAATAGATATTATGACAGAATGCTTGAGATCAGAAAATATGAAATTGAAAAATCAAAAATAGAACAAGAAAGAAAAGCTCTTCAAAAAATGGAAGAAGATAATAAAGCAATATTAAGTAAAAAAGAAGAGATAGCTGAAGTAAAAGAAGAAGTATGCAATCCTGTAATAGAAATGGAAGAAGTGTTTGAAGATGAAGTGGAAGAAATAGAGGATGTATTAGAAGAAGAATTTGAAGAAGAAATAGAAACAAAAAATGTGGAATTAAATCAAGAAATGCAGGCCATAGATAGAGAAGAACTTAAAGTTGCTCTTTCAGAGGTATTTAAAGATAAAAGTATGGATCCTGAGAAAATTGCTGAAATGAAAAGAGAAATAGAAAATAATATAGAAAACCTTGAAGAAGTATTAAGAAACTTTGGTGTAGATGCTAAGGTTGTTGATTATGGTACAGGACCTACTATAACAAGATATGAAATAAAAATACCTAAAAATGTTAGAGTTAAAAAGGTAACTGAACTTGAAGATGATATAGCTATGTATTTAAAAGCTGAAAGAATAAGGATAGAAGCCCCTATACCAGGTAAGGATGCTATAGGAATAGAAACTCCTAATAAGATTAAAGAACCTGTATACTTTTCTAACCTTATTAAGTCCAGAGAATTAGATCAAGGTATATTACCTGTAGTTTTAGGTAAAGATATAGTTGGAAATAATAAGATAATAGATATAGCAAAACTTCCTCATTTATTAATAGCAGGTACAACAGGAAGTGGAAAATCTGTATGTATAAATACTATAATCTCATCACTAATAAGTAAAAAAAGTGATGATGAAGTTAAATTCATAATGGTTGATCCTAAGATGGTTGAGCTTATGCCATATAATGGTATAGCACATCTATTAACTCCTGTTATTATAGATCCTAATATGGCAGCTATAGCACTTAAGTGGGCGGTTAATGAGATGGAAGAAAGATATAAGAAGCTTGCTAGTCTTGGTCTTAGAAATATAGAGGCATATAATAAAAAATACTATAGAGAAAAATTACCGTATATAGTAATAATAATAGATGAGTTAGCTGACTTAATGATGGTTGCATCAAATAATGTAGAACAATCTATTGCAAGAATTGCACAAAAAGCAAGAGCAATAGGAATACATTTAATAGTTGCAACTCAAAGACCTTCGGTAGATGTAGTTACTGGTATGATTAAAGCTAATTTACCAAGTAGAATATCATTTGCTTTAAGATCAAATACAGACTCTAGAACTATATTAGATCAAGTTGGAGCTGAAAAACTATTAGGAATGGGAGATATGTTATTCTTAGATAATGGTAAGGCTAAACTTGAAAGAATACAGGGAGCATATATATCTGATGATGAAATAAATAAATTAACAGATATTATTAAGAGTAAGAAAGTTGCTGTATATAATGAAGAGATATTAGTAGAAGAAGAACAAAACAATAATAATAGAGATCCACTTTATGAAAAAGCTGTTGAAATAGCTAAAAGACCTAATATAGATAGATTATCTATTTCTTTACTTCAAAGAGAATTAAGTACAGGATTTAATAGAGCATCTAAATTATGTGAAGAGCTTAGAAATAATGGTGTGATAGATGAACAAAATAGATATATTAATTCAGAATTAAATTAG